CTGTGGAGCACTTACGCTAACATAACTATGTAGTTAACAATGTAAGCATAGATACTTCGACATCCTTTAAACATACCTGGCTCTGTCACTTGTGTGTGCCACAGCAAGGAGACCATTGGTGGCATTTTCCAGGGTATCAGTGATATCTCTAATGATAAGACCTGTACCATTTCCATCCTCTTCATCTGCATTACCTTCAGAAAAAGCCATCTGCAGGATACAGCAAATGGAATGAGTAAACCATAAGGTCTGACTATTTTTGATGTTGAAGCTTCattcttcttgcagcttctccttCCTGTCCAGATTTCATCTTCAACTAGCTGTACTGATTTGCATGATTTTACAGAGCAATGCTTTAAAGCTACCCACTGAAAAATGGACTGCATTTGTTCATAACACTCGGGTATTAACAGTTGTAAGGAAGACTTTGAGATCACTGTGTATCATCCTGTCCAACCCCTTGTCTCTTTCCCTGGGAAGACTTACTGCTTGGCCACTCTCCACAGGGATGCGAACATACTGACGACTGTATTTGGAAGGTGAGGCACCTGCAGCATCCGTTAGAGACCTGAGACAAAATACAGCTTTAGTATACAGTTCCTCAGTAAAAGCTGTAGCAATGCCAAATATGTCTGGTAGTGGTAAGAATGCTCATTCTTCCACTTCTAAGAAAACTGGCttctggaaatgtttttcagCAAGCGTACCGCAGACAGGCTGCATTCTAAACATGCTTTTCTTCTGAATAAGTCAGTcacattttcacatttaaaaagttACCATTTCTGATAACTGTGCTCTTCAAGATTTAAGATGTATAGTATATTACCTTCCCACCCATTTTTTAGTGGCAAAGAAGCGGAAATATTTCTTTCACGCTTTATTCAATTTCCATCAGCCTTCTCAAgtttgaataaaaaaatacaagtgaTAAAAATATTCTTGATGCACTTTAAGCAAAGTATGTTGCTTCTAGAAGCTGGTTTATCCCTGTAACTCACATCTGACACTGATTTGTGACCCATCCAgtaattacctttttcttttgaCCCCAACAATATAATTTCCTTGCATCAAACTTAGTATAAATTGAAGAAtctaaaaaggaaagacaaaaaaaaacaaaaacaagtggTCAGCATAGCAATCCTAACATTAAATTATTAATTCAGATATCACCACAAGATTATGTAGTTATGTGATTGAAATTAACAGGTAAATTAAATACCTATTTGGGTTCAtgtcttaaaaaacaaaatgatAGTTACAAGTGGCATTGAAAAATTATCCCACTTGGACAGTctggggttggtgttttttttttttttttttttttttttgacataacGTAAAACCACAAGTCACTAGAGGATTCCAGACCAGAAACAGCTGAGGGATAAAGCAGAGAAAGTTTGTTCCAGTGCAGAGGCTCCTATGGCTTCTAGCTTCCAAGTTGACTTCTTGAGTGGTCTGTCTTGGTCCAAGATCTTTCCCAGACTCCATTCCACGTACCTGTAATCTCTTGTTCTAGGCTCCTGTTACCATGCACTGCCTCCAGCCCCACGTTTACCCCAtgttagcttgatttactcatttCTCTTCAAATTAGATTCACTGAGATTTCAAACACACTGAAATCCTTTTTACTATGACTTTTCCTTAGTATTTTGCTCATGGTTCTTTGCTGCACTACTTCTGGGACACTCAGGAACTGTGAACATTTTCTTTATGCTGTATTAATATAGCCTGTTCAGCTCTGTGTCATTTGTCATTCTACATAAGCAAAGAATGCCATTAAGTATCACAGAGGCAGGAATAAGGATGGTAGCACTGAAGATGCTGCAATGGTACCTTAGACAGCAGCTTCTGTTGTTGACTGTGCTTCTGCCTTAGAACTGCCACTTCTTTCCACAGGGCCTTATTTTCTCTGCAATGCAGAATAAATCAGAAGACAGAGGATGAACAGAGTTTACTTTATATGCTTTAGTTTTACAGCTTTCAAACTTTCACAGTACCTTGCAGGACCAATGGCAACATTCCTTCCATGGATAACTAACAATTGGTTAATCCAATCCACTAGTATAAACTCTGGTTTAAATTAGCTCCATTTTCCATCAGACAGGACCAAACACTCACTAATGAGCGAGTGTACTGCTGCTCCACCAGTAATCTTGATCTGAGGTCTCCCTTCAAAGCCTCCAAGACTCAGAATAAAGACTTGGTGTTTCAAAACGGGCTGTGTGTAACACAGACCACCTCAGACCTGTTTCAAAGTCtgcgtttggtttttttttcggttggttgtttttttctaaaagaacaGAGGGAGTGTAGTGAAGGTGCCTCCTGAACTTTGGTTGATACCTGCTTGCCAGTGATATGAATGAACTACCAGTGCCTATGTAAAAAGGATCTGAGGGAACAGAGACGAGGACGTGCAAAGTCCAGTTCCGattagaaagaaaaccaaacaccaaTTCTCTCTCCCTCACTGCATCTAACCCTGTTCTGTGCTTAGAAAAAGAAACGCTTTGATCGCCCTAAAGAAAACAACTACAGGTGATGGCAACCGAAATGAAGTCTCAAGACAGTCAAACTCCCAGTCTTTACCTCTGGTCTGCTACTGAATTACAAAAACAAGCAAGATTCAGAATGCTGCATGGGGCAGAATGGggattcttacaaaaaaaaaaaaaaaatacagcttcacCTGTTTCCAGTTCAAATGAAATCTGCATTTAGACTCAAGCTCCATTTGATATAAGCAACACTCAGTGTATAAGTGCCTCTGAAACAGACAGAGTCTACCTCTTCATGTTAGCAAGCCTGACATCCATGTTGTTCTGCTGCTCTCTCATTTCCTGGACTTCAGAGAGTACTTTGTGCAAATCCTCCGTACAGACCTTGAGATCCTCAGTCCTTACTGCAGATACCTAAAACAGGACCAGGTTACACATGCTTTACTACAAACAGTGCCTTGCATACTCCTTTCTACAGGAACAGTGCAGTTAGTCTGTAGAAGAACAGGTACAAACTCCATTAAAAGACACCACAATTGCTATAGATGACAGTCCTCAGGACAGACTacactgtataaaaaaaaaaaaaagacatcaatgAAAATACAGGATTAGCACTTTATACGTGTAGACAGTAGATTCACCATTGTAATTCATGGTAAGAACCTACCACTGGTTGAAAATGGCTTTTCCTAGGGGGTTCTCCCTGACAGGTCTGGTGACAGCTTGCCCTCTAGTGTCGAAGAGGGAGAgaccagccaaaaccagaacagaattgGTAGTGGAGTAAGAACAAGATGATCATACTCCTTTTAGGTGCAGGTAAATCTGCCAGCATAGGAGTAACAAATCTCCATTCAGTTACAAGGTGGGTGAGGGGGAGTCCAATTAGAAGCATCCTACTCGATTTAAAAATGTGTCCCACACCACCTGAATTGCAGATTCCTATACTGGTGTTACCCCCATTACTTCTCCACTCAGTGATATTCCAAAATTATGGAGACTTGTCTCCAGAAAGTCAGAGTCCAAACTGCATTTCTGCCCACAGAAGAATCCATGAACGCGACCTCTTCAAACGATGGCAGAAGAGTCATCAGAAAGCAAAAAGCTCACTCTCTCCTCCCCACACTTCCATATTCAAAATCTGCCAACTCCTTCAGCAACTCTCTCTGCAGTGGTGGCCTTGATGGCTAACACAGAATTCAGGATTTTGAAAAAGACAGCTCTGGTGCATCACGCGTCTGAATGACAAGTCCAGGTTTTGCaggcataattttaaaaatcctttagcCAAATACTGCCACAACTGAACCAAATGGAGTTGTACTGGCTAACCAACCaccagacatcccttccaacctacaGCATGCCATGACACTAAATTCCAAGAGGGAGGTGAAAGCACCTGCGATCAGCCCGCTGAAGTGCTAGGTAACTTCCACGCAGGCTGGCTTACAGAACCCTTTTTTTCAAAGGGGAATGGCATGGTCAGAAATGGACCTATGGTGTTATAAAGCCACAGCCTATCACTTCACAATGAAACAGAACATAATTGTTATGCAACCACTCTACAGACATAGCTGGCCACTTTCTCAGCATAGCCCAGCGTTACAGAGGATGGACAGAATGGCCTCGCTGTGTCTATGTTTTTAGATGCTTCGCTATTCGTTGTGGGTAATACCTTACACTAAGGTACATGAGTTATGTCCCAAACGAAACTCATGGCCACCTGGTTTGTCTTCAGCATACCACCTCTCTATGGGGAAGACACCCAAAAGATGCAGACAGCAGGTGGAAATTTCAAACGCCGTCAGCCTGCCTCTGAAAAAAGGGCCATACAGTAGCATTCTGCCCAAGTGCAAGGAACTGCTCTCTTCAGAGCCTCTAACCAGATAATAAGGGTGTCAAGACTGAAGCACACCAGCAGAGCTAACAGTAAGAGGGAGTAAATAAACCAAGTCCTGCGCCGAAACTTGCATTCCTGTCAGAGGTTTGCAATCCGGTTTATAGGAAGTACTGAAACATGACTCCATGACAGACAGTAAAAGAGCGGGAAAGACTAAGGCATGCTCTGCATAAGATCACTAACATTTCCTGTGCAACAAAGAATATGTTTCACCAACCTATTCAGTAGTTTCATGTGACCGTCCTTGGCACTAACCAGAGCTTTTGTCTTTCCATCTAGAGTACTCCACCCGCTGCAACACCCCTGGGATGCATGGTGCCACACATAACGTCACCAGCTGACTGCCTCAACACACCAGCAAGCAAGGTGTGCAGGCCAAGACAAATTAGCGATTACAGCATCTGGGAAGAGCACAGGCCTGAGTCAGAGAAGCAACTGTGCAACTATATTCAATCCTTTGTGATTGTGGGCAGAGACAGCTCAGCGAGGAATCAATCAAAAAACAATTGCGGGTCTCAAGCCTATCCTGTGCTTTATTAACTTGGGCAATGTAGCTACCACATTACGACATTCTAAAGAAAAGATTCTGCAGTAGAAGTGTCAACATGATGTATTGTGATACTGTCTTTCTCTGGCAGCCAGGCTATTATGGGCTGTAATGTGCCAACAGAGGATAAATATCTGTGCAGAAACAGGTCAGGCACGGCCTGAACATACACAAGAAAACTGGAAAGCATTAAGAAATGTGTAGCTTAGCGGCAACATAGTTTTGGAGGAACAATGTAATTTATGCAAACTCACCCAAATGAACTGATTACTAATGCCCCTGCTAATTTGCAATATGCACCAAATGGGagtgtattttcttttacttctttcaCTTTGCAACTCTTTCCAActctgctgtgctggcagaacTGAAGACTGTGCTTAGCTGTAATCAGGTATATGAACTCTCTGTGGAAAAAGGGCTCATTTGACAGCTATGAAGACTGTGGTCCTACTCCAGTGCGTTGCTAAACAACAGCAGGGTGTGTTTTGTCCAAGAGCTGGCATGAGGAGGCCAAGCCAAGCATTAGCCTGGCATTCAGGAGGGAGTTACAAAGGCTTGCATCATGATGCACAACCTTGGTTCCCATGGAACTGGCTAGCTGTAAAGTGTCTGAAACCCCAGGTTCTTGATCAGCTACTTTTCAAAACAAAGTGAAGTAAATACATGCTTAGACTGTACCTTGCGCTTGATGTTTTCCAGCAAATGTGCCTTCCCTTGCTTGAAGAAAGGATGCTGGAATTCAATGACAGAGCTCTTCTCTGCTGTAATCATACCATTCTCCAGAGCAATAACCTTCCTGAAACCATCTGTGGAGAGGGATTAACAAAGTCATTTCTTTCAGTGCAAAGCCGACTATGACAAGACATAGCTGAAGAAAACCCCAAGGCTACTGAAATACCTACAGCACTATAGTTAGtggttataatttaaaaaaaatagactaGAATATATAGAAATTATAAAAAACAGCGACAGTAGCTTTTCTCTGGTGCTCATTGACTTGACTGCTCCAATCTCCACAGCTAGAGAACGCATCCACAGTACCGTCAAATGGCCTCGCAGGCTGTACGAACAGCACGCATGGCAGAGACCAGCTAGTGTCTGCAAGCAAGACAGTGACATCCCAACAATCACAGAAGTTAATTAGAAGTGACATTTATTAGGACATCTTGGATAAAATATTGTCTCAGTGGAAGCAGCGGAACAGTGCACCTTCCCTTTCATGCCTGTAATCCCAGTCAGCTACATGTCAAAAACACTGCCATGCACCACCACGCTCTACAGAATAAAATAAGGAAATTAGTTCTCAGCTTATGCAAACACATGCACGCAGGGTACTTTCTCCATACCAGACTGCCTGCATGAAATAAGACATTGCCAGCTCTGTTTCCATCACTGCTTCAAGTACCACAGGGCAGATGCAAAATACAGTTGGCAGACCAATCCATATCTCTCCTCACTCAAGTTTCTATCACAGTTAATGCATTCCAGTTTCACTGTGCCCCAACAGCGCTACCATTAGAAAACCGTACTCGAAGCTAGGACAAGtccagcagaaaaaggaggctgcCGTTTCACTTCGTGCCTTCACAGGAACATCTGCATTTTAGCATTCACCCTCGCTAGGAGGGAACTGACAACTGTTTGGTTGTATTACCCTTTGACACGCCAGGGATGGAGCCTCGGCACTACACACAACCTGCAGCATCCACCCTGCGTTAAGGGGCTAAACGCACGCCGTCCCTCTCACATCTGATAGGCATCGGCTACAGACACCAGGCAAACCTACCGGGCAAGGACAGAGAGTTCCTCCTCCTTACTCCAAATGGAAATTCTAAACAAGGCAGCCATGTTCCACGCAGTTTGTACCTTCACTCAGCCCATAAGCTATCTACCGTAAAGCAACCGTTTCTGCTGCGTGTCGCAGCCCTGCACATTGCACTGCATCTCTGTATTACTGCCTCACTCCAGCTTCTTTGCCTGATACAACGGATGCTACATAATGCTCGAAAGTCAAGCCCAGAAAACACAATGAGAAACCTAGTCCAGCTCGATCCATCGGCATGACTAATCTTGTTTCAACATAGCAATGCAGGCAACAGCACGGTCTAggtatttttttccacacagtGGATGCACAGGTGTAGACACAGCCTCTGCTCCTCCAGGTGTGCGTAAGTTTGCTATTACCATTACCATTAACAGTGCCACCATGGACTGAACTCCACCCAAGCGTTAGGCACCAGCACATGAAACAATGTTTTAATGGCTGCTGCTTAAAAGGACTCagagctgaaacacagaaaacaaagactAAGCCAAGCTCTACCATTActcttttcttttgcaaagcaagctgaagaccagAATTCAGCTTTTTGGGGATGAAAGACCTGACAAGCCAATCGGTTTGTTTAAAGAAATTGAAATTGATGCTAAGCAGCAATTAACTTGGCAGAAAGAATAAGAACAGCTGAGGCTTACACATGTTAAGCTGTCGTATGAAGCTGGAGATATTGTTGTGTTTGAAGTACTTGGGGAGCAGCTCCTTGGCAAACCTCTGCTCATCCAGAATGCAGAAGTTCTCACCGTTCTAGGAAACAAGCAGAAGCCAGGGTCAGAGAACAGGCACGATTCTTCTACGGTGTTGCTCAGAAGTCAAGACCATAAATCAACAGAGATGGGGAAGGGCAAAACGCTCAGCGATGGGAATTGTCTGTGTAAGCGCTTCTGGGTGCTTGGGACTGTGCTAAAAAGTTTTGAATCCAAAAAGACCGTTACGTGCAACACTTCTACTGGAcgggggattttttcttttttttaaaagccctgaAGTTTTGATCTTAATCCAAAGAAAACTCGTCCTCTTAAAGATCCCACATAtccgctgctcccgccgcccgcgGGAAGCGCGAAGCTGCCGGGCACAACGgcgacgccgccgccgccgcacgcgGTGTCACTGCTAAAAATAACGCCGCGGAGCTGCCGGAGTTCAGAGCGCGCAGCCCAGCGGGGAGCGGCGGACGCGGCAACACGAGCAGCGCCGGGCCCGTCCACCCCCGGCTCAaagccccccgcagccgggcaggCCTCCGCGCCGCTTTTACGCTGTTGACAAAGCGAACACAACCCACCGCGTTCCCCTCCGCCTTTTTGCGGACCAAACCTCCGAGAGCAGCGGAGAAACCCCCGCGGGCTTAACAGCGTGCGGGGGGGCGACGCAACCGCGTCGGggtccgcctcctcctcctcctcccctcccggaGAACACAGTAAGCGTTAATTACCCGGTACAgggcttccccacccccccccccgccagccccacgTCACGCCGGCGCCCGGGTGCGGGCCCGCACGCCGCCGCCCCCGCCAGGCCCCGCAGCCGCGGCccagccgcccccctccccgcaccagGCCGGGGTCCCGCGGGCCGCCCTCACCCTGCTCCAGCAGATGACGTCGTCGCTCTGCGGGTCCTCCACCAGCGCCCAGAGCTTGGCCAGGAAGCCGGGCACCGCAGCGGCGGCGCCAGGCAGCGCCGACCCCTCCCGCATCCTCAGGCCGGGCCGCGCTCCGCGCAACGGGCCCGGGCGGACAACGGCGGCCGTGACGCTACACGGGGCGTTACCTCCGgcccgggagggaggggggagcgcgCTGATTGGTGCGCGCcgcgaggccccgccccctcccccgctgcgAGCGTGACTCTTGTTGTGCTCCCGAGGGAGCGCGGCGCGCGGTCCCGTGACATCACTAGGCGACTTTAAAGGACACgcccctgcccgccctgccccgccccgtCCGCACGTCCCCGAGGAGCGCCCGCTGGAGGGGGCGGGGCCACGTCCCGCCCCGCCCGGCAGGTAGGTGCCGGCGCGCACGTGCGGCAGCTgcggccctgccccgcgcccctgGGTGAGGTGAGGCCAGGCCGGGCCGTggggcccggggcgggcaggTGCGGCGGCCGTGGTGTGGGGCCCCGCGGCCCGCAGGTGCGTGGCGGGGCGGCGAGGGGCGGTCCGGCCCCCGCGGGCGGAGGGGAAGCCGCCGCTGGGTCtgcgggaggcgcggggcggggagcgggagcgggcggtgctgccggggccgggcctCGGCCTGCCCGCGGGAGGGGAGGCATCGCCGTCGCACCTTTTTACAGCCCAGACTTTGTCCCCTGCGCAGGCTCCGCCGCCCGCGGTGGCTCCCGGCTGGCGCTGCCGCCCGCGTCCGGCCCTGCTCCGCGGGCGAGGCCTGGGCGGGCTCCTTGGCTCCTCTGGtgctgctcccccctccctcgGGCGGCGGCTGCCCCGCGGTCAGGTGTCGGTGGAGAGCCCCGCGGTCAGCCTGTCTGCCTGGATAGACTGCGAGTCTGAAACCGAATTCTGCGTTCGTTCCCAATTCCTCTGCTCGTCTCGACTCGGCGAAGGGAAGTCCCGGCGGTGAGGAGTCTGCTGTAAAGTACCAAGGTTGGGGGATGAACAGAACATAAagtttggtttgtgggttttttctctttttccttaatTGTATATTTCAAAGCATGTATTTGACAGAAACGGTGTATGTTTCAAAGAAAAAGTAGCTTTTTAGAGAGGAATTAAGGTTGTCATGTTCCTTCACCTTGTGCTGGTGGAGTAACCGAGTGGTGGTTGGTCACTTTGTAAAGAGAACGGGGGAACAGAATCAGCCGAGCCTGCTGAATCTCCACCCAGGGATGTTGTTTCGCTGTTTCCTCGGATCACCGCAGAGGGACGTGCAGTGTCCTGTCCAAGCTCCAGCCTGAGGTCTGGACTGGGCTTTTGTAAAGCCTCAGTGAGCCTGTCCCAAAGACTTTGTCCTTGATTTTTTGAATGGCGGAGGACGTTCACAAGGCGTTTAAATTGCTGTGACTTCTGGTCGAGTCTGATTTATCTGAGGAGTTTACTGATGCTGCAGTGCGGAACTTTGATGTGGTAAGCAGGGACTGCCACGTAGAACTAGTGGGCTGATGCAGTGGGGATTTGTCTTGGTAGGCAGTTTTCATAGCCAACTTTCAGAGCTGCTGTTTGTCCTTAGTATAAAGTCTAAGCTTTGCCCTTTCCTAGGACCTGAAGTTGCTTGCAAAAACCATTAACGTGAGAGGACGTAAGATTAGCCCACGCTGACTCCCTGGGCTGAGCTGCTCCCAGTGCTTGAGGACGGCCACCGTGCGCGCCGGGCATGCTTCCCCGGAAAGCTGCTCCTGTGTACTTTGACCAGCGTTGACAAGAAGGCCACTTCTCTGGCTTGACTCAGCCAGAGAAGCATCCCCCTCGCCCCTTTGTTGTGGCATGTGTGTGTGAAACAGCATGGGCACAGCTTTCCAGACTCCTTGCTTTGAAACCTCTTCACTGGCACAGAACAAGTGGGTCAGTGTAGGTGTTTCACCTCCCTGTGAGCAGCACTGGTtccgggagcagcagcagcaggagtaagGTCGGTGGGGTTAGTGAACGGTGGTGGCAGCGGGGTCGGGCAAGCGCTCTGCCATCACCCCTGCACTGCCGGGGCCACAGGAAGGGGCTGCTCTGTACCCGAGAGTCTGCAGGTGTGGGACCAGGACCTTCTGAAGGGCTTGCTGCTGGAGCCGAGCTATACCGTGTTGATGGATCAAAAACATCTCGGATTCAGAGAGATCCCTACAGCCCCCTTGTGAGAAAGCAGGGGAAGAAGGTTTTTCCAAGTGGAGAGTTGCTTTCTCTCAACTTCTCAATTTAATAACTGTTTGGAATCAGTAACGCTTGATTATCATTAGCTTTTGAGGATAGTACGGCATGTTTGGAAATCAGAAATACGGGTATGGAAGTGTTACGAACAGGTGTCTAGCCCATTGCCATGCACTGGGTCTGAATCCTGTATAATGGGTATCGGATGTGGTAAGAGATTTCACATCTTCTCTGGGAAGGCTGTTGTAGTGTGATGCTGTGCTAGCTGAAAGCTTGCAGAATATCCAGCTTTGCTGCAGATAAGCCTGATATATTCGTGATGCTGTCACCAAAGGCAGGGGAGAATAAATAATGACAATCTCTTTATAAAAAAACCTTTCTGTGTTTGGTATGGGGTTATGTCACCATCCCCTTCTTTTTGAAGTTAAAGAAACTTTTCTTTAAGTGCTAGGTCACATTTTTCTAATTCtcattctttctgtttctctctgctgaaCGTTTTCTGAGTTACTGTTATGTGTCTCAAGAGCTGGACAGCTGTTCTAGGTGGCAGTTTGGTTATTGGTTACATCCAGCTTTCTGAAGTACATCTTAAGcatttttgtgtgggtttttatttagtttgtcaTTCATTTTAACCCTAAGCTATTTTCTTATCCTTTGGTGTGTTTCTGCTGTCCCATAATGCATCAGTTTCTGCTTCATACAGGTAGTTCTTTGAACTTGTATTCACAAAATTGTATTTTGATGATTTCAGAGAATTTCTGCAACTTGCCCTGGATCTCTCTTCAGAGTATTTCTGGTGCTTATTCACACTGAGCTTGGTGTCAATTGGAAGTTTTGAGTAAGCTCTTACTTTGTGATCTAAATTGTGGGGAAAATATTGAATGGAACTAGACTAAGTAAAAAGCGTTGTGCAGCCTATTTGAGATGCACTCCCTGGATTACAGAGAACTATTCTTTAAGAGCAATCtttaaagaagttaaaatttaaaattacttcacaGTGACTAAATCATACTTCCGCAGGTGGCTTAGTAGAATGGAGAGATCTTGGCCACCGTTTAAAATAGAAAGATAATTGCTCAGGATTGTTTCCCTGAGCTTTGTGTCTGGTCCTGTAAGGTGATTTGGGACATCAGAGGTGGTGAAAAACCAGTCACTTGGAATTCCGGTGCATGTGGCACTTTTTGCTCAGGACCCTGCTGCCCTAAGACAACAATTACGCAGCCTGTGGATTTGCAGGTGCCTTTTCTGCTAACGACACTCGCTGTGCATCTGTTCACCTCGTCTCCTACTGCGTGAAAGCTTACCGAATTAGCAGTATTTTCTCAACACTGTGGAACAAAGTGTTTGGAAGAGcactacaaacaaaaaaaccccaaaaggttAATTCAGTTTACGAGAGAAGCATGTTTGGTATTGGGAACTGATCACAAGGCATAGTCTCCGTCCACTTCATGCATTCATGCATTCATTTTGTTGTGGAAGTGATTTCTTTCTTGTCTCGGAACCCACGGATATTTGAATAATGATCCTGGTAGGACTTCTGCCTCATATCTTCATACTCTCTCAGAATTTCCAGGATCTTCAAAACAAGCTGTCGTACTCTACTTCTGTGTCataacatttgttttatttttctcccagatAGGTGTAACCTCCAAAAGAGCCTTTGCTTCAGGCTACAATGGGATTGTTTTGGTTGTTCCTGCTTTCTGTCCACATGCTATCACCCATGTTTGCTGGGGGTGTCACCCGAGTCTATTACCTGGGGATCCGCGAGGTGGACTGGAACTATGCTCCGACAGGAAAGAACGTTCTCGCGAACCAAAGCATTGCACATAACCTGTACGTTTAATTCTGTGAGAATTTAGTCTGGTACTGGCTTGAAATAGTAATTTTATGAGTAATTTCATGCAAGCGTTCTGGGGCATCTAAGCAAGCGAGAGACAAGATCTGATAGATGTCTGATCTTTATGGGCTTAATGGTTAACTTGTTTTATCGTAGGAACGTAGAAACTGTATCGGTGGGAAAACGAATGGTCAGTTT
The Opisthocomus hoazin isolate bOpiHoa1 chromosome 14, bOpiHoa1.hap1, whole genome shotgun sequence DNA segment above includes these coding regions:
- the LOC104331935 gene encoding heat shock factor protein 3, whose protein sequence is MREGSALPGAAAAVPGFLAKLWALVEDPQSDDVICWSRNGENFCILDEQRFAKELLPKYFKHNNISSFIRQLNMYGFRKVIALENGMITAEKSSVIEFQHPFFKQGKAHLLENIKRKVSAVRTEDLKVCTEDLHKVLSEVQEMREQQNNMDVRLANMKRENKALWKEVAVLRQKHSQQQKLLSKILQFILSLMQGNYIVGVKRKRSLTDAAGASPSKYSRQYVRIPVESGQAMAFSEGNADEEDGNGTGLIIRDITDTLENATNGLLAVAHTSDRARETQATLDPGLPICQVSQPHELNYAESIPPVHINDVSKSSEMGNVAVELHTAQTNAPEDPVSVIDSILNENNSGNQNDPLLDREEIQDFLNCIDASLEELQAMLSGKQYNFGSEAFSDTLNPELPALDMSLMETSPGMENIANLAESAEDLGASERETAGSKDMQLIQYRANPLLSLFEEPPSSEAAGKMEDPKDLLLPSLEEKPALHPSSDSGTALPLAAPASQAEPPDALGMGDPPLLSEDGNGEYKLFPLLLLSPVANFIEEASEIETS